One window of Streptomyces sp. NBC_00273 genomic DNA carries:
- a CDS encoding zinc-dependent metalloprotease: MTSIGGAEMVDWNLAVATATRLVRPGPEVTRDEARAVVAELRRHARTSERHVREFTRMIPEGSAVPDTPVLVVDRAGWVKANVAGFRELLQPLLGKMQDRRAGAPGGAVLGTVGGKVTGVELGMLLSFLASRVLGQYETFAPVSRDLPASAAGGRLLLVAPNIVHVERELEVHPHDFRLWVCLHEETHRTQFTAVPWLREHLEGEIQTFLGATEMDPSTVLERIREAAQSFAGARPDAEHGDEGRSFVELVQTPEQREILSRLTAVMSLLEGHADFVMDGVGPQVVPSVAEIREKFQQRRASGAGRLDAALRKLLGLDAKLRQYRDGERFVRAVVGQVGMDGFNRVWTSPNTLPTKAEIARPADWVARVHRKGSEPSEAE, from the coding sequence ATGACGAGCATCGGTGGTGCGGAGATGGTCGACTGGAACCTCGCGGTGGCGACCGCGACCCGACTGGTACGACCCGGCCCGGAGGTCACCCGGGACGAGGCGCGGGCCGTCGTGGCAGAGCTACGACGGCACGCCAGGACCTCGGAACGGCACGTGCGCGAGTTCACCCGGATGATCCCCGAGGGGTCGGCCGTCCCCGACACGCCCGTCCTGGTCGTCGACCGGGCCGGCTGGGTCAAGGCCAACGTCGCCGGCTTCCGCGAGCTGCTCCAGCCGCTCCTCGGCAAGATGCAGGACCGCCGTGCGGGCGCCCCCGGCGGAGCCGTCCTCGGAACCGTCGGCGGCAAGGTCACCGGCGTCGAGCTGGGCATGCTGCTGAGCTTCCTGGCCTCCCGGGTCCTGGGCCAGTACGAGACCTTCGCGCCCGTCTCCAGGGACCTGCCCGCCTCCGCCGCCGGCGGCCGGCTGCTGCTCGTCGCGCCCAACATCGTGCACGTCGAGCGCGAGCTGGAGGTGCACCCGCACGACTTCCGGCTGTGGGTCTGCCTGCACGAGGAGACGCACCGTACACAGTTCACGGCCGTCCCGTGGCTGCGCGAGCACCTCGAAGGCGAAATCCAGACGTTCCTCGGCGCCACCGAAATGGACCCGTCCACCGTGCTGGAACGCATCCGTGAGGCCGCCCAGTCCTTCGCGGGCGCCCGCCCCGACGCCGAGCACGGCGACGAGGGACGCTCCTTCGTGGAGCTCGTGCAGACCCCCGAGCAGCGCGAGATCCTGAGCCGGCTCACCGCCGTCATGTCCCTCCTGGAGGGCCACGCCGACTTCGTGATGGACGGGGTCGGCCCCCAGGTGGTGCCCTCGGTCGCCGAGATCCGGGAGAAGTTCCAGCAGCGCAGGGCCAGCGGGGCCGGCCGCCTCGACGCCGCCCTGCGCAAGCTGCTGGGCCTCGACGCCAAGCTGCGCCAGTACCGCGACGGCGAGCGTTTCGTACGCGCCGTCGTCGGCCAGGTCGGCATGGACGGCTTCAACCGGGTGTGGACCTCCCCGAACACACTGCCGACCAAGGCCGAGATCGCCAGGCCCGCCGACTGGGTGGCCCGGGTGCACCGCAAGGGGAGCGAACCGAGCGAAGCGGAGTGA
- the dacB gene encoding D-alanyl-D-alanine carboxypeptidase/D-alanyl-D-alanine endopeptidase has protein sequence MCDRERGWSEVPLVKTWQLIAGSAVAGLALSVAAVAAAGPWDSGQRKAERVRAASWGRTGGADHGEGPGSGALPEAAPSAPGVLGAIGPGAPRAQSAPAAPAAAGGLAAALKPLLADPALGTVRTASVVDTATGQVLYESGARDAMTPASTVKIATAAAVLAALGPEHRIRTTVTPGAAPGQIVLVGGGDPSLTAKKKSPAGSGGSLVALAGDTAQALKAAGTDTVTLGYDDSLYTGPARHPIGVNPNIAPVTALTADEGRPDDSTSGPVDRSDDPSKDAARAFRTLLADRGIKVTDEPAKAKPAAGVQPLAVTLSTPVAGLVERMLTSSDNDIAEALARQTALATGRPASFEGAEQAVTDRLTALGVDTAGSRFADGSGLNRADKISAGLLTGLLTKAADPQRPELRPVLTGLPVAGFTGTLKARNSGSSPAAGLLRAKTGTLSGVNSLSGTVVDPSGRLLAFAFLTANTPGPEGAEKALDKLAAAVATAS, from the coding sequence ATGTGTGATCGCGAAAGGGGCTGGTCCGAGGTGCCATTGGTCAAGACCTGGCAGCTCATCGCGGGGTCGGCCGTTGCCGGCCTCGCCCTGTCGGTGGCAGCGGTGGCCGCCGCCGGTCCTTGGGACTCCGGCCAGCGTAAGGCCGAGCGGGTCAGAGCCGCCTCCTGGGGCCGTACGGGTGGCGCAGATCACGGTGAAGGGCCCGGTTCCGGCGCCCTGCCCGAGGCCGCGCCCAGCGCCCCCGGGGTGCTCGGCGCGATCGGCCCCGGCGCCCCGCGCGCGCAGAGCGCCCCCGCCGCGCCCGCCGCCGCAGGGGGCCTGGCCGCCGCGCTGAAGCCGCTGCTCGCCGATCCCGCGCTCGGCACCGTCCGTACCGCGTCCGTCGTCGACACCGCCACCGGGCAGGTCCTCTACGAGTCCGGTGCGCGGGACGCGATGACCCCCGCCTCCACCGTCAAGATCGCCACCGCCGCGGCCGTGCTGGCTGCCCTGGGACCCGAGCACCGGATCAGGACCACCGTCACGCCCGGCGCCGCCCCCGGACAGATCGTCCTGGTCGGCGGCGGCGACCCCTCGCTCACCGCGAAGAAGAAGAGCCCCGCCGGATCCGGCGGCAGCCTCGTCGCCCTCGCCGGTGACACCGCGCAGGCCCTCAAGGCCGCCGGCACCGACACCGTGACCCTCGGATACGACGACAGCCTCTACACCGGCCCCGCCCGCCACCCGATCGGCGTCAACCCCAACATCGCCCCGGTGACCGCCCTGACGGCCGACGAGGGTCGCCCCGACGACTCCACCTCCGGGCCCGTGGACCGCTCCGACGACCCCTCCAAGGACGCCGCCCGGGCCTTCCGCACCCTGCTGGCCGATCGCGGCATCAAGGTCACCGACGAACCGGCGAAGGCCAAACCCGCCGCCGGCGTCCAGCCGCTGGCCGTCACCCTCTCCACCCCGGTCGCCGGGCTCGTCGAGCGGATGCTGACCAGCAGCGACAACGACATCGCCGAGGCCCTCGCCCGGCAGACCGCCCTCGCCACCGGTCGACCCGCGAGCTTCGAGGGCGCCGAGCAGGCCGTCACCGACCGGCTCACCGCCCTCGGCGTCGACACCGCCGGTTCCCGCTTCGCCGACGGCAGCGGCCTGAACCGCGCCGACAAGATCAGCGCGGGCCTGCTGACCGGGCTCCTCACCAAGGCCGCCGACCCCCAGCGACCCGAGCTGCGGCCGGTCCTCACCGGACTGCCCGTCGCCGGATTCACCGGAACCCTCAAGGCCCGCAACTCCGGCAGCTCCCCGGCCGCCGGCCTGCTCCGCGCCAAGACCGGCACCCTGTCCGGGGTGAACTCCCTCTCCGGGACGGTCGTCGACCCCTCCGGCCGACTCCTCGCCTTCGCCTTCCTGACGGCGAACACCCCCGGCCCCGAGGGCGCCGAGAAGGCCCTCGACAAGCTGGCCGCGGCCGTCGCGACCGCTTCGTAG
- a CDS encoding DinB family protein — MAQISPEVLGDERGTLLAFVEAQRTAIRESLLGLSEAQAASRPSVSELTLSGLLKHVAEVELNWLRLAQQAPNERERTQETWGEAFRLVDGESIPSVLAFWDEVAEQTAAFVAALPSLDATFPLPPAPWFPKDAKVSMRWMLLHLVEEFARHAGHADIVRESLDGTKAMG, encoded by the coding sequence ATGGCTCAGATCTCCCCCGAAGTCCTCGGCGACGAGCGCGGCACCCTCCTCGCCTTCGTCGAGGCCCAGCGCACGGCGATCCGCGAATCGCTCCTCGGGCTCAGCGAGGCGCAGGCCGCGAGCCGCCCCAGCGTCAGCGAGCTCACCCTGTCCGGTCTGCTCAAGCACGTGGCCGAGGTCGAGCTGAACTGGCTGCGCCTCGCCCAGCAGGCGCCGAACGAAAGGGAGCGCACCCAGGAGACCTGGGGCGAGGCCTTCCGGCTGGTCGACGGCGAGTCGATCCCGTCGGTCCTCGCCTTCTGGGACGAGGTCGCGGAGCAGACGGCGGCCTTCGTCGCCGCCCTCCCGAGCCTGGACGCGACCTTCCCTCTCCCGCCGGCGCCCTGGTTCCCCAAGGACGCCAAGGTCTCGATGCGCTGGATGCTCCTGCACCTGGTGGAGGAGTTCGCCCGGCACGCGGGCCACGCCGACATCGTCCGCGAGTCCCTCGACGGCACCAAGGCGATGGGCTAG
- a CDS encoding MerR family transcriptional regulator has translation MGHSVGQVAGFAGVTVRTLHHYDEIGLLSPSGRSGAGHRRYDDADLDRLQRILFYRELGFPLDEVAVLLDDPESDPQEHLRRQHALLTDRIARLQQMAKAVEHAMEAQKMGINLTPEEKFEVFGEQDPESYAQEVEERWGDTEAYAESQRRAASYTKEDWQRIQDESADWGRRYVAAMEAGESAEGERAMDLAEEHRLHIHRWFYDCSYEMHACLGEMYVADERFTAFYDAMKPGLAEHLRDAILANGVRKA, from the coding sequence ATGGGCCACTCCGTGGGCCAGGTCGCCGGTTTCGCCGGGGTCACGGTGCGCACCCTGCACCACTACGACGAGATCGGTCTGCTCTCCCCGAGCGGCCGCAGCGGCGCGGGACACCGGCGGTACGACGACGCCGACCTGGACCGGCTGCAGCGGATCCTGTTCTACCGGGAGCTCGGCTTCCCCCTCGACGAGGTCGCGGTCCTGCTGGACGACCCGGAATCGGATCCTCAGGAGCATCTGCGCCGGCAGCATGCCCTGCTGACCGACCGGATCGCCCGGCTCCAGCAGATGGCCAAGGCCGTTGAGCACGCCATGGAGGCGCAGAAGATGGGCATCAACCTCACGCCCGAGGAGAAGTTCGAGGTCTTCGGGGAGCAGGACCCGGAGAGTTACGCGCAGGAGGTCGAGGAGCGCTGGGGCGATACCGAGGCGTACGCCGAGTCGCAGCGCCGGGCGGCCTCGTACACGAAGGAGGACTGGCAGCGGATCCAGGACGAGTCCGCCGACTGGGGCCGCCGGTACGTGGCGGCCATGGAGGCGGGTGAATCCGCCGAGGGCGAGCGCGCGATGGACCTGGCCGAGGAGCACCGCCTGCACATCCACAGGTGGTTCTACGACTGCTCGTACGAGATGCACGCGTGTCTCGGTGAGATGTACGTGGCGGACGAGCGGTTCACGGCGTTCTACGACGCGATGAAGCCGGGCCTCGCCGAGCACCTGAGGGACGCGATCCTGGCGAACGGCGTGCGCAAGGCGTAA
- a CDS encoding ABC transporter permease encodes MSAAWVVSDSWTMTRRELAHWARQPVQVVVGLVFPVMMLLMFGFLVGGGRGIDGEYVEFLVPGMLALTMAFGLEATLTAVTQDLNKGVIDRFRAMPMSSSAVLVGRSAADMLQSAVGLAVLAAVGLLLGWRWHGGAAAALLAFGLLLLLRFAMLWIGIWLGMVAGRPELVQAVQILVWPVGFLSNAFATPESMPGWLGAVVEWNPLSATATAVRDLFGNPAAAAPSWAADHAALLAVAWPLLLLAVFFPLAVGRYRGLSK; translated from the coding sequence ATGAGCGCGGCATGGGTGGTCTCGGACTCCTGGACGATGACCCGGCGCGAGCTCGCCCACTGGGCGCGGCAGCCGGTCCAGGTGGTCGTCGGCCTCGTCTTCCCCGTGATGATGCTGCTGATGTTCGGCTTCCTGGTGGGCGGCGGGCGCGGGATCGACGGCGAGTACGTCGAGTTCCTGGTCCCGGGGATGCTCGCCCTCACGATGGCCTTCGGGCTGGAGGCCACCCTGACGGCCGTCACCCAGGACCTGAACAAGGGGGTGATCGACCGCTTCCGCGCCATGCCGATGTCCTCGTCGGCGGTCCTGGTCGGCCGCAGCGCCGCCGACATGCTCCAGTCGGCGGTGGGGCTGGCGGTCCTCGCCGCGGTCGGGCTGCTGCTCGGCTGGCGCTGGCACGGCGGCGCGGCGGCCGCGCTGCTCGCCTTCGGGCTGCTCCTGCTGCTGCGCTTCGCGATGCTGTGGATCGGGATCTGGCTCGGCATGGTCGCCGGCCGTCCGGAGCTGGTGCAGGCGGTGCAGATCCTGGTGTGGCCGGTGGGCTTCCTGTCCAACGCGTTCGCCACGCCGGAGTCGATGCCGGGCTGGCTGGGAGCGGTGGTGGAATGGAATCCGCTCTCGGCGACGGCCACGGCCGTCCGCGACCTGTTCGGCAACCCGGCCGCGGCCGCGCCGTCGTGGGCCGCCGACCACGCGGCCCTGCTGGCGGTCGCCTGGCCGCTCCTGCTGCTCGCGGTCTTCTTCCCGCTGGCGGTGGGCCGCTACCGGGGACTGAGCAAGTAG
- a CDS encoding ATP-binding cassette domain-containing protein has protein sequence MAISVEGVHKRYGDKQALAGLDLEVARGTVHAVLGPNGAGKTTAVRIMSTLLRHDEGAVRVAGHDVRTDPAAVRARIGLLGQHAALDEELAGRQNLEMFGRLHHLGARRAGRRADELLERFGLADTGRKAVKQYSGGMRRRLDLAASLITDPEVLFLDEPTTGLDPRGRAEVWGAVRSLVGGGTTVLLTTQYLEEADQLADRIALIDGGRVAAEGTADELKALVGADRIVVVLRDAARLAEATRLLPDPFVDPDTLTLSFPVEDRMAGLSRTLRTLEEAGVEAADLAVRRPTLDEVFLHLTDCEEVAA, from the coding sequence TTGGCGATCTCCGTCGAAGGTGTCCACAAGCGCTACGGCGACAAGCAGGCCCTGGCCGGGCTCGACCTGGAGGTGGCGCGCGGCACCGTGCACGCGGTGCTCGGCCCCAACGGCGCCGGCAAGACCACGGCCGTGCGGATCATGAGCACCCTGCTCCGCCACGACGAGGGGGCGGTCCGGGTGGCGGGCCACGACGTGCGCACGGACCCGGCGGCCGTCCGCGCCCGCATCGGGCTGCTCGGCCAGCACGCGGCGCTCGACGAGGAACTGGCCGGGCGGCAGAACCTGGAGATGTTCGGCCGTCTCCACCACCTGGGCGCGCGCCGGGCCGGGCGGCGCGCCGACGAACTGCTGGAGCGCTTCGGCCTCGCGGACACCGGCCGCAAGGCGGTGAAGCAGTACAGCGGCGGCATGCGGCGCCGGCTCGACCTCGCCGCCTCCCTGATCACGGACCCGGAGGTGCTCTTCCTGGACGAGCCGACCACCGGTCTCGACCCGCGCGGCCGCGCCGAGGTGTGGGGCGCGGTCCGCTCCCTGGTCGGCGGCGGTACGACCGTCCTGCTCACCACGCAGTACCTGGAGGAGGCCGACCAACTGGCCGACCGGATCGCCCTGATCGACGGCGGCCGGGTCGCGGCCGAGGGCACGGCCGACGAACTGAAGGCCCTGGTCGGGGCGGACCGGATCGTCGTGGTCCTGCGGGACGCGGCACGGCTGGCGGAGGCGACGCGGCTGCTGCCCGACCCCTTCGTCGATCCCGACACCCTGACCCTGAGCTTCCCGGTGGAGGACCGGATGGCGGGCTTGTCCCGGACCCTGCGGACGCTGGAGGAGGCGGGCGTCGAGGCGGCCGACCTCGCCGTCCGGCGCCCCACGCTGGACGAGGTCTTCCTGCACCTGACCGACTGCGAGGAGGTGGCCGCATGA
- a CDS encoding inorganic diphosphatase has product MEFDVTIEIPKGSRNKYEVDHETGRIRLDRRLFTSTSYPADYGFVENTLGEDGDPLDALVILDEPTFPGCLIKCRAIGMFNMTDEAGGDAKLLCVPASDPRVEHLRDIHHVSEFDRLEIQHFFEVYKDLEPGKSVEGANWVGRTEAEAEIEASFKRLEAQGGHH; this is encoded by the coding sequence GTGGAGTTCGACGTCACCATCGAGATCCCCAAGGGTTCGCGGAACAAGTACGAGGTGGACCACGAGACCGGCCGGATCCGTCTGGACCGTCGCCTCTTCACCTCGACCAGCTACCCGGCCGACTACGGCTTCGTCGAGAACACCCTCGGCGAGGACGGCGACCCGCTGGACGCGCTGGTCATCCTTGACGAGCCGACCTTCCCGGGCTGCCTGATCAAGTGCCGCGCCATCGGCATGTTCAACATGACGGACGAGGCGGGCGGCGACGCCAAGCTGCTGTGCGTGCCGGCCTCCGACCCGCGTGTGGAGCACCTGCGCGACATCCACCACGTGTCCGAGTTCGACCGCCTGGAGATCCAGCACTTCTTCGAGGTCTACAAGGACCTGGAGCCGGGCAAGTCGGTCGAGGGCGCGAACTGGGTCGGCCGCACCGAGGCCGAGGCCGAGATCGAGGCCTCGTTCAAGCGCCTCGAGGCCCAGGGCGGCCACCACTGA
- a CDS encoding aldehyde dehydrogenase family protein produces the protein MSIFSDLAHQYIDGEWLAGTGSWDIIDVNPFNGEKLAAITVATVEQVDQAYRGAERAQREWAATSPYIRRAVLERALRITEEREKEIVEAMIDELGGTRPKAEYEVHLAMEFIRESLQLAVRPEGRILPSLVKGKENRVQRLPVGVVTVISPFNFPFLVALKSVAPALALGNAVVIKPNQNAPVVGGGVIAKIFEDAGLPAGLLNVLVTDIAEIGDALLTHPVPKVISFAGSDRVGRHVGAIAARHFKRTVLELSGNSALVVLDDADLDYAVDAAVFSRFVYQGQVCMAANRILVDASVAEEFTEKFTARVRALKTGDPHEADTHIGPLINSFQADALTALVDQAVESGAQALVRGSTRGNLVEPTVLAGIPEDSPLLSQEIFGPVALLVVFDGEDEAVRLTNATPYGLSGAVHTRDVERGVRFAQRIETGMIHVNDSTIGDEPLAAFGGEKASGLGRLNGEATIEAFTTQKWISVQHGRTTFPF, from the coding sequence ATGTCCATATTCAGCGACCTGGCTCACCAGTACATCGACGGCGAATGGCTGGCCGGTACCGGTTCGTGGGACATCATCGACGTCAACCCCTTCAACGGGGAGAAGCTCGCGGCCATCACCGTGGCCACGGTCGAGCAGGTGGACCAGGCCTACCGCGGCGCCGAGCGCGCCCAGCGCGAGTGGGCCGCCACCAGCCCTTACATCAGACGCGCCGTCCTGGAGCGCGCCCTGCGGATCACCGAGGAGCGCGAGAAGGAGATCGTCGAGGCGATGATCGACGAGCTCGGCGGGACGCGTCCCAAGGCCGAGTACGAGGTCCACCTCGCGATGGAGTTCATCCGCGAGTCCCTCCAGCTCGCCGTCCGGCCCGAGGGGCGGATCCTGCCCTCGCTGGTCAAGGGCAAGGAGAACCGGGTCCAGCGGCTCCCCGTGGGCGTCGTCACGGTGATCAGCCCCTTCAACTTCCCCTTCCTGGTGGCCTTGAAGTCGGTCGCCCCGGCCCTGGCGCTGGGCAACGCGGTCGTCATCAAGCCCAACCAGAACGCCCCGGTCGTGGGCGGCGGCGTGATCGCCAAGATCTTCGAGGACGCCGGGCTGCCGGCCGGCCTGCTGAACGTCCTGGTCACCGACATCGCCGAGATAGGCGACGCGCTCCTGACCCACCCCGTCCCCAAGGTCATCTCGTTCGCGGGATCGGACCGAGTCGGCCGGCACGTCGGGGCGATCGCCGCCCGCCACTTCAAGCGCACGGTCCTGGAGCTCAGCGGCAACAGCGCGCTCGTCGTGCTCGACGACGCCGACCTCGACTACGCGGTGGACGCGGCCGTCTTCAGCCGCTTCGTCTACCAGGGCCAGGTCTGCATGGCCGCGAACCGGATCCTCGTCGACGCCTCGGTCGCGGAGGAGTTCACCGAGAAGTTCACCGCGCGCGTGCGCGCCCTCAAGACGGGCGACCCGCACGAGGCCGACACCCACATCGGCCCCCTGATCAACTCCTTCCAGGCCGACGCCCTGACCGCGCTCGTGGACCAGGCCGTGGAATCCGGCGCGCAGGCGCTCGTACGCGGGTCTACGCGCGGCAACCTGGTCGAACCCACGGTGCTCGCCGGGATTCCCGAGGACTCCCCGCTGCTGAGCCAGGAGATCTTCGGCCCGGTGGCCCTGCTGGTGGTCTTCGACGGCGAGGACGAGGCCGTACGGCTGACCAACGCGACCCCCTACGGGCTGAGCGGCGCCGTGCACACCCGGGACGTGGAGCGGGGCGTCCGCTTCGCCCAGCGGATCGAGACGGGCATGATCCACGTCAACGACTCCACGATCGGGGACGAGCCGCTGGCCGCCTTCGGCGGAGAGAAGGCCTCGGGCCTGGGCCGGCTGAACGGCGAGGCCACGATCGAGGCCTTCACCACACAGAAGTGGATCTCCGTACAGCACGGCCGGACGACCTTCCCGTTCTGA
- a CDS encoding threonine/serine ThrE exporter family protein, with protein sequence MAEADGAEDRKPQSDEAHSAFTPPPGMEPDVPEEDQPTSEFARPAGADPVQPEPEGSAFAAPATYRAAQSPPAYTPGQGFPVAQMKESPWQDRMRTMLRMPVDVRPVPELVQRHSETGPAVGRVLDLTLRIGELLLAGGEGAEDVEAAMFAVARSYGLDRCEPTVTFTMLSITHHPSLVGDPVTASRTVRRRGTDYNRLAAVFRLVDDISAHEIDVTLEEAYRRLAEIRRNRHPYPGWMLTASAGLLAGAASTLVGGGVLVFFAAAIGAVLGDRLAWLCAGRGLPEFYQFVVAAMPPAALGVALNMTGIDVKASAVITGGLFALLPGRAVVAAVQDGLTGYYITASARLLEVMYLFIGIIMGVLVVLYVGLQFDASPRPEEVLQIQQRPLIQIAASMVLVFTFAILLQQERSTVWIVTLNGAVAWVTFGALHYAGGIPPVPSTAIAAGLVGLFGQLFSRYRFASALPYVTAAIGPLLPGSAVYYGLLLIAENRLNEGLGSLVNAAAIALAIAIGVNLGSEASRLFMRIPGATSAAKRRAAKRTRGF encoded by the coding sequence GTGGCGGAGGCCGACGGGGCAGAGGACAGGAAGCCCCAGTCCGACGAGGCGCACAGCGCCTTCACGCCGCCGCCCGGCATGGAGCCGGACGTTCCCGAGGAGGACCAGCCCACCTCGGAATTCGCCCGTCCGGCGGGCGCCGATCCGGTGCAGCCCGAGCCCGAGGGGTCGGCCTTCGCCGCCCCGGCCACCTACCGGGCTGCGCAGTCCCCGCCCGCATACACCCCCGGCCAGGGCTTCCCCGTCGCGCAGATGAAGGAATCGCCCTGGCAGGACCGCATGCGCACGATGCTGCGCATGCCGGTCGACGTGCGGCCCGTACCGGAGCTCGTGCAGCGCCACAGCGAGACCGGGCCCGCCGTGGGCCGCGTGCTCGACCTGACCCTGCGCATCGGCGAGCTGCTGCTCGCGGGCGGTGAGGGCGCCGAGGACGTGGAGGCCGCGATGTTCGCGGTGGCCCGCTCGTACGGGCTGGACCGCTGCGAGCCGACCGTCACCTTCACCATGCTGTCGATCACCCACCACCCGTCGCTGGTGGGCGACCCGGTCACGGCCAGCCGGACCGTGCGCCGCCGCGGCACCGACTACAACCGGCTCGCGGCCGTGTTCCGGCTCGTGGACGACATCAGCGCCCACGAGATCGACGTGACGCTGGAGGAGGCCTACCGGCGCCTCGCCGAGATCCGCCGCAACCGGCACCCGTACCCCGGCTGGATGCTCACGGCCTCCGCCGGACTGCTCGCCGGAGCCGCCTCCACCCTCGTCGGCGGCGGGGTGCTCGTCTTCTTCGCCGCTGCGATCGGCGCGGTGCTCGGTGACCGCCTGGCCTGGCTGTGCGCCGGACGCGGGCTGCCCGAGTTCTACCAGTTCGTGGTCGCCGCGATGCCGCCGGCCGCCCTCGGGGTCGCGCTCAACATGACGGGGATCGACGTCAAGGCCTCCGCCGTGATCACCGGTGGGCTGTTCGCGCTGCTGCCGGGACGGGCCGTGGTCGCGGCCGTGCAGGACGGCCTGACCGGCTACTACATCACCGCGTCGGCCCGGCTGCTGGAAGTCATGTACCTCTTCATCGGCATCATCATGGGCGTGCTGGTGGTGCTCTACGTGGGGCTGCAGTTCGACGCCTCGCCGCGGCCGGAGGAGGTCCTCCAGATCCAGCAGCGGCCGCTGATCCAGATCGCCGCCTCGATGGTGCTGGTGTTCACCTTCGCGATCCTGCTCCAGCAGGAACGCTCCACCGTGTGGATCGTGACGCTGAACGGCGCGGTCGCCTGGGTCACCTTCGGGGCCCTGCACTACGCGGGTGGCATCCCGCCCGTCCCGTCCACGGCCATCGCGGCCGGGCTGGTGGGCCTCTTCGGGCAGCTCTTCTCCCGCTACCGCTTCGCCTCCGCCCTGCCGTACGTGACGGCCGCCATCGGCCCGCTGCTGCCCGGCTCGGCGGTGTACTACGGGCTGCTGCTGATCGCCGAGAACCGGTTGAACGAGGGCCTGGGCTCGCTGGTGAACGCCGCGGCCATCGCGCTGGCCATCGCGATCGGGGTCAACCTCGGATCGGAGGCCTCGCGGCTGTTCATGCGCATCCCGGGGGCCACGAGCGCCGCCAAGCGCCGCGCGGCCAAGCGGACCCGCGGCTTCTGA
- a CDS encoding PadR family transcriptional regulator, whose product MSAIRLLVLGAVRQHGRAHGYQVRNDLEYWGAHEWSNTKPGSIYHALKQMAKQGVLHAHEVGPSAAGGPPRTEYEVTDAGREEYFRLLREALAAYDQKTDVLSAAIGFMVDLPREEVLALLRERMAKLALWRSSVTDYYTPEGGPEALGHIGEIMHMWVHSADAEAEWTRGLVARIEGGAYSFAGEGGEPFVGVLAEGQENPYA is encoded by the coding sequence ATGTCAGCGATCCGGCTTCTTGTCCTCGGTGCGGTCCGCCAGCACGGGCGGGCCCACGGATACCAGGTACGCAACGACCTGGAGTACTGGGGCGCCCACGAGTGGTCGAACACCAAGCCCGGATCGATCTACCACGCGCTCAAGCAGATGGCGAAGCAGGGCGTCCTGCACGCGCACGAGGTGGGGCCGAGCGCAGCGGGCGGGCCGCCGCGGACCGAGTACGAGGTGACGGACGCCGGCCGCGAGGAGTACTTCCGGCTGCTGCGCGAGGCCCTCGCGGCGTACGACCAGAAGACGGACGTGCTGTCGGCGGCGATCGGCTTCATGGTCGACCTGCCGCGGGAAGAAGTGCTCGCGCTGCTCCGGGAGCGGATGGCGAAGCTGGCGCTCTGGCGGTCGTCGGTGACGGACTACTACACGCCGGAGGGCGGCCCGGAGGCGCTGGGCCACATCGGCGAGATCATGCACATGTGGGTCCACTCCGCGGACGCGGAGGCGGAGTGGACGCGGGGGCTGGTCGCCCGGATCGAGGGGGGCGCGTACTCCTTCGCGGGCGAGGGCGGCGAACCGTTCGTGGGGGTGCTGGCGGAGGGCCAGGAGAACCCCTACGCCTAA